Proteins found in one Quercus robur chromosome 2, dhQueRobu3.1, whole genome shotgun sequence genomic segment:
- the LOC126705195 gene encoding B3 domain-containing protein At4g01580-like — MASQWRRDNDDGPADRSPHFFKIILQNAVQEGKLRIPDKFVQKFGVDLSDMAFLTIPNGRKWKVKLAQHAGGVWFQNGWSEFASSHGVAVGHLLVFKYEGNSQFHVLIFDATATEIDYTLDDEQHVHHRIEDDESDDSSVEIIKHFYRGEGSGSAHPKKDGGVAKNLVIANAFKSENPLFTVTMRPSYINGKDRASLPQHIINYLPRDGFTKDYTKASILPVKLQIVDRLWPVKLYIYERSGGSSCVVSAGWSAFVRENSLQVGDVCVFELIMRDGVVLNVHIFKCQD, encoded by the exons ATGGCTTCTCAATGGCGGAGAGACAACGACGATGGTCCTGCTGATCGGTCCCCACACTTTTTCAAGATTATTCTGCAGAATGCTGTTCAGGAAGGAAAGCTT CGGATTCCAGATAAGTTCGTGCAGAAATTTGGAGTGGACCTGTCAGATATGGCCTTTCTCACTATTCCAAATGGTAGAAAATGGAAAGTCAAGTTGGCACAACATGCTGGGGGGGTTTGGTTTCAAAATGGTTGGTCCGAATTTGCAAGCTCTCATGGTGTAGCCGTGGGGCACTTGCTGGTTttcaaatatgaaggaaattcacaGTTTCATGTACTCATATTTGATGCCACTGCAACAGAAATAGACTATACTTTAGACGACGAACAACATGTACATCATAGGATCGAAGATGATGAGAGTGATGACAGCTCTGTTGAAATCATCAAACACTTTTATAGGGGAGAGGGTTCAG GATCAGCCCATCCTAAGAAAGACGGTGGTGTAGCTAAAAATCTTGTTATAGCCAATGCTTTTAAATCAGAAAATCCCCTTTTCACTGTTACCATGCGTCCATCCTACATTAATGGCAAGGATCGTGCG AGTTTACCCCAACACATTATCAACTACTTACCAAGAGACGGGTTTACCAAGGACTACACCAAAGCAAGTATACTCCCTGTCAAGCTCCAGATTGTGGACCGATTATGGCCTGTGAAGCTATACATTTATGAACGAAGTGGGGGTTCATCATGTGTCGTATCAGCTGGTTGGTCTGCGTTTGTGAGGGAAAATAGTTTGCAAGTAGGAGATGTTTGCGTATTTGAGCTGATTATGAGGGACGGTGTTGTGTTAAACGTCCACATTTTCAAGTGCCAAGACTAA
- the LOC126715713 gene encoding uncharacterized protein LOC126715713 isoform X2 — protein MTKFMRINGRTNSFVANHLSESLQCLASTLRRWRSGQPSESWEAHKAAIQALIKLPSGELVTGSSDTTLKLWRGSKCTHTFVGHTDQI, from the exons ATGACGAAGTTTATGCGGATCAATGGCAGAACCAACTCCTTTGTAGCAAATCATTTATCCGAGTCTCTACAATGCTTGGCTAG CACATTAAGACGTTGGAGAAGTGGCCAACCTTCAGAATCCTGGGAGGCTCATAAGGCAGCAATCCAAGCACTCATAAAGCTGCCTTCAGGCGAGCTTGTTACAG GTTCAAGTGATACAACTTTAAAACTTTGGAGAGGAAGCAAAtgtacacatacttttgttgGGCATACAg ATCAAATATAG
- the LOC126715713 gene encoding uncharacterized protein LOC126715713 isoform X3 translates to MTKFMRINGRTNSFVANHLSESLQCLASTLRRWRSGQPSESWEAHKAAIQALIKLPSGELVTGSSDTTLKLWRGSKCTHTFVGHTG, encoded by the exons ATGACGAAGTTTATGCGGATCAATGGCAGAACCAACTCCTTTGTAGCAAATCATTTATCCGAGTCTCTACAATGCTTGGCTAG CACATTAAGACGTTGGAGAAGTGGCCAACCTTCAGAATCCTGGGAGGCTCATAAGGCAGCAATCCAAGCACTCATAAAGCTGCCTTCAGGCGAGCTTGTTACAG GTTCAAGTGATACAACTTTAAAACTTTGGAGAGGAAGCAAAtgtacacatacttttgttgGGCATACAg GCTGA
- the LOC126715713 gene encoding uncharacterized protein LOC126715713 isoform X1, whose translation MTKFMRINGRTNSFVANHLSESLQCLASTLRRWRSGQPSESWEAHKAAIQALIKLPSGELVTGSSDTTLKLWRGSKCTHTFVGHTVGKECLHF comes from the exons ATGACGAAGTTTATGCGGATCAATGGCAGAACCAACTCCTTTGTAGCAAATCATTTATCCGAGTCTCTACAATGCTTGGCTAG CACATTAAGACGTTGGAGAAGTGGCCAACCTTCAGAATCCTGGGAGGCTCATAAGGCAGCAATCCAAGCACTCATAAAGCTGCCTTCAGGCGAGCTTGTTACAG GTTCAAGTGATACAACTTTAAAACTTTGGAGAGGAAGCAAAtgtacacatacttttgttgGGCATACAg TGGGAAAGGAATGCTTGCACTTTTGA